From Verrucomicrobia bacterium S94, the proteins below share one genomic window:
- the cpaB gene encoding Flp pilus assembly protein CpaB encodes MLNMKNKLILIVALLVGILAFWMSARYLANERAELYKGAVKVKVIVAKRDIAAMTELTRDDLALKDVYKSAVGDNVFMAADVDRVLGKRLKYALKRAEPLWWTHVDMPREIESGLAPVIQKGKRALSIAISGAAAVSGLVKPNDHVDILGTFTFPSRTNPNQTESVTLTLLQDVTVLATGSNLARQNTEAGNENKTGYSMLTFEVTTHEAEILVFAQQTRGQLYLSLRNPNDVSHQADFPSVNFDYLESVLMQINEQRRQSNLSPNL; translated from the coding sequence ATGCTGAATATGAAGAATAAGCTGATTTTAATTGTGGCGCTGCTGGTGGGGATTCTGGCGTTCTGGATGAGCGCCCGCTATCTGGCCAATGAACGCGCCGAACTCTATAAAGGAGCCGTGAAGGTGAAGGTAATCGTGGCAAAGCGGGATATTGCTGCGATGACCGAACTGACGCGCGATGATCTGGCTTTGAAGGACGTGTATAAAAGTGCGGTCGGTGACAATGTATTTATGGCGGCCGATGTAGACCGTGTGCTGGGCAAACGGCTGAAATATGCATTGAAACGGGCGGAGCCGCTCTGGTGGACCCATGTGGATATGCCGCGCGAAATCGAAAGCGGTCTGGCACCGGTCATTCAGAAAGGCAAGCGTGCGCTGTCGATTGCCATCTCCGGTGCCGCAGCCGTGAGCGGGCTGGTGAAGCCGAACGACCATGTCGATATTCTGGGTACGTTCACGTTTCCATCGCGCACCAATCCGAACCAGACCGAGTCGGTGACGCTGACCCTGTTGCAGGATGTGACGGTATTGGCTACCGGCTCCAATCTGGCTCGGCAGAATACGGAGGCCGGCAATGAGAATAAAACCGGGTACAGCATGCTGACTTTCGAAGTGACTACGCACGAAGCCGAGATTCTTGTTTTCGCCCAGCAGACGCGCGGACAGCTTTATCTTTCGTTGCGGAATCCGAACGATGTCAGCCATCAGGCCGATTTTCCGTCGGTTAATTTCGATTATCTTGAATCGGTGCTTATGCAGATTAATGAACAGCGCCGGCAGTCCAACCTTTCTCCTAATCTGTAG
- the trpB gene encoding tryptophan synthase subunit beta, with amino-acid sequence MRIFEMKPTQPDRLGHFGDYGGMYVPETLMEPLNELTRVYKEVRKDPEFKKELQYYLREYVGRPTPLYFAERMTEQLGTAKIYLKREDLCHTGAHKINNSMGQVLLAKRMGKKRIIAETGAGQHGVATATVCAMFDMECVVYMGKVDMERQALNVFRMESLGATVVPVTVGQQTLKEAVNEAMRDWVTNIRSTHYILGSALGSHPYPMMVRDFQSVIGREARKQILKAEGRLPDAIIACVGGGSNAIGLFHPFIKDEGVRMIGVEAGGFGISGGMHAARFAEDKIGILQGSKTYVLQDDDGQIALTHSISAGLDYAAVGPEHSLLRDLGRAEYSYVTDEEAVFGFDKLSQWEGILPALESSHAIGWVIKNADQFNQNEVIIINVSGRGDKDVMQLAEWKAKNR; translated from the coding sequence ATGAGGATTTTTGAAATGAAACCGACTCAACCTGACAGACTCGGCCACTTTGGTGATTATGGCGGCATGTATGTGCCGGAAACGCTGATGGAGCCGTTGAATGAACTGACCCGTGTTTATAAAGAGGTTCGTAAGGACCCTGAATTTAAGAAGGAGCTGCAGTATTATCTTCGTGAATATGTGGGCCGGCCGACGCCGCTCTATTTTGCGGAGCGTATGACGGAGCAGCTCGGTACGGCGAAAATTTATCTGAAGCGTGAGGATCTTTGTCATACCGGTGCGCATAAGATCAATAATTCGATGGGGCAGGTGCTGCTGGCGAAACGCATGGGTAAAAAACGTATTATCGCGGAAACCGGCGCGGGCCAGCATGGTGTGGCGACGGCGACGGTCTGTGCGATGTTTGATATGGAATGCGTTGTGTACATGGGCAAAGTGGACATGGAGCGCCAGGCGCTGAATGTGTTCCGTATGGAAAGTCTGGGGGCAACGGTGGTTCCGGTGACGGTTGGCCAGCAGACGTTGAAAGAGGCGGTGAACGAAGCGATGCGGGACTGGGTGACGAATATCCGGTCGACACACTATATTCTCGGTTCGGCACTGGGATCGCATCCGTATCCGATGATGGTGCGTGATTTTCAGAGTGTAATCGGGCGTGAGGCGCGAAAACAGATTCTCAAGGCGGAAGGCCGGTTGCCGGATGCTATAATCGCGTGTGTCGGCGGCGGTTCCAACGCGATCGGGCTGTTTCATCCGTTCATCAAAGATGAAGGCGTTCGAATGATCGGTGTGGAAGCCGGTGGTTTCGGGATCAGCGGGGGGATGCACGCCGCTCGGTTTGCTGAGGATAAAATCGGTATTCTGCAGGGCTCAAAAACCTATGTGCTGCAGGATGATGACGGTCAGATTGCTCTGACGCATTCGATCAGTGCCGGCCTCGACTATGCGGCGGTGGGCCCGGAACACAGTCTGCTGCGTGATCTGGGCCGGGCGGAATATTCCTATGTCACTGATGAAGAAGCGGTGTTTGGTTTTGATAAGCTGTCGCAGTGGGAGGGTATTCTGCCGGCACTCGAAAGTTCGCATGCCATCGGCTGGGTGATTAAAAACGCGGATCAGTTTAATCAGAATGAGGTTATTATCATCAATGTATCCGGTCGCGGAGATAAGGATGTGATGCAGCTGGCGGAATGGAAAGCGAAGAACCGGTGA